acatcttTTGTGATGTatctagtactccctccgtataggaaaagaaagtcgttttggacaaggtttgggtcaaacattgggaatataaatcatgaataacttttaggttgttgagtttggaaatgtgaaagccatataaatagatttgtcttgaaaaatactttcataaaaatatacatatatcacttttggataaatatttttataaaaacaaggagtcaaagtaatgctttggagaccgtgtcgctgtccaaaatgacttccttttcctatacggagggagtatatatctaggtgcatgtcaAAATGTGCGTATCTAGAAAACccaaacgaatagtaatttaggacggagggagtagtagttcatatatttaagaatggaggtAATATATGTTtcatatacatgtatatatgtagCAGGTCGTTATACATCACTAGCTCCTGTGTGCCAGATCTAGGACGAAGATCTTGCATTGCCCACCACAAAGATCAGATGTATAAGCAGGGATATGGGCGCCCATAACACTTAGAGGTCGTGGCAGCCATTTACAAAACTGCTAGTTCTCGTGGCTTCTTCTTGCAGAGTGTGGCGAGGGCGTATATAGCAAGAGCATCGCCACCAAGAGGTTTGACAGCTAGAATGTCAGGTAGGCAGCCATACAAAAGGTGGCAAAGAATGACTGGTGCCTAAGACAAGGATATATGCAGCCTGCCACTATACCCGCCATGTTGGAGCACTCTTGTGGAGAGGACCGTTATTGGGGAAATTCAGAGAATAGCACTGATTTTTCACGTTGTCCAGGAAATAGCACTACAAACCTAGCTATGAATTCATAGAACAGCACTCGTTTTGCCACATAAATCTTCAAATAGCACTCGATCAACTTTTCTCACTCTTTTATTTGGTTCGGGTCCTTTTTTCACTTGCAAATAGACCAAATTGCCCCTGCTGCATTTCAAGTCTGCTGGCCTCCCTTTTCTACCTCCTTGCAAAGATCATCAATTAAATGTTGGATTAACTTTCCACCGCCAATATTTACAAACAACACATGTTCTTTATCCTCCAACTCAACTCTACTCCCATCATCAAGAATAGTTGTATATAGGTTGAAATCTAAGCATGCAAAGTAAACTTATCGTCTTTCCTACACACCAATTGAGACCAAAACTACAGACTCAGATCAAGATCGGGATGCGAACTCACCCTACAGATGCGGTGTATCTTCCACCAATCACCATCCAGTGCAATGTTGATGACCATCCCGCCGTCATCAATCTCACCACCGCGTGCGCTACCGGCGTCATTCTGCCCATCGGCTCCTGTGCTGTCAGCACACTTCCGCTAGCTGCCCATGCAATCATTGCCCATCCTACTCTATCCATGCACGTCGCTGCTTCTTTCCGATCCCGTTTTAGGGGTTAGAGTTGTTAGCAACCACCAGCGGCCATGCCATCTGGGGTGTGGTTAGGCTTGGAGTAAAATGAGTTTGCGTAACGAGTTGAGAAAGAGGAAGGGCAAGTTGGCCTTTTAGTTTCGGTGGAAAAGAACAGATACATTGAAATAAAAGAGGAAATAAGTAGTAGTGCTGTTTCATGAACTATCGCTTAACATGTGATGCTATTCTGTGAAGACACGTAGAACTAGTGCTATTTCTGAACACCAAGGCATACCGGTACTATTTTCTGAATTCCCCCAACCGTTATTTATCCCTCTCCCAGCACGCACGGCGATGGTATTTAGTGGTTAGTGCACAGGTCTGATCTCCAATAATATGCCTGATATATATTATTGTCTAACAACAGATGTAAACCATGTAGGTATGCACATGTATAGCTTTGCACCCGCCTGGGCACAAAGTTATGTTGGCTGGGACAAGGAAACCCCGTACGTAAGCAAAGCTAGGAACAATAGGTAGGACCCGGAATATTGTCACCATCTCGTAAGGAGGCTTCTCGtgtgcttttttttaaaaaaaaaatactccgcCCGGCCCCAACCTTGTGCCGTGCCTCTAATACGTACACTTACCCCCCTTCATTTAAATGAAATCTGTTAAGTTTTTGTCTAataagtttatagaaaaaatacACCAATATCTACAATATAAAATTAGTTTCATTACACCATGTCAGAAATGATTTGCACTGGCATAAGAAAATTAGCGTGCTGCCAGCACAAATGTGATCTAAGCGCCTGCCAGCACCGATGGAGTGCATCTATACTGGCAggtgcccgccagcacagatgccaCCTAGATAAGGCTGCGGACAACTTCTCTCTCGGTGTGTGTGGTGCCGacggggtggtggtggcgcatCGGGGCTTCGGTTGCTCCGGAAGGGCAGGGCCGGCGGGATGCGGAGCCGGCGTGGATTTTTTATTGAATGGGCATCACCGCCAGTTTCAGAATCGGCGGTGATGGGTGCTCCATCACCGCCGAATTGGATATGACGGGTCCCAAACCGGCGGTGAAGGAGGTTTTGAAGCTGGTGGTGATGTTGTTTTCTGTAGTAGTGAATGAAGTATATACAATGTTAAGTTCATCTCTAATTTATTCAAATGACACTTAGATCATCCATGTCTCTTGGGATAAAAGGGCAGTGATAAAAGATCATCCGTCAATCCGGCGTAGGCGGTAGAGGCCCAGCCAGTAGTCCAGTAGTTGAAGACCTTCTTGGCGTCGTACTCGTCCATGGCCCAGCGCGTCTTCGGGAGCCACCGCCCTTCGTGGAATACCAGCGTGTCCTTAGAGCtgacgtcgtcgccgccgccttaaAAGACCGGCTGAGTCCCGGCGGCCACCTTCCAGCCGTCCTGGTACGTGAACTGGTTGCTAAAGAAGTAGACGCAGCCGGACGCGTCCGCGCCGTCCCCCGTACTTGTCTGGCAACGAAGAATTGATCATCTAGCAGAGTTGATCAACTTGCAGGGATGATATTTGTTTCATGCAAGTGGAAGTGGAAGATGCGGACGTCGTCGTGGACGGTGAAGGACTGCGACGGCGGTGGGGGTAGGCCCTGGCACCTCCGGGCGAGGGCCTTCACGAGCTCCGCGTCCGTCACCGGATGCTGCTAGCCGCCGGCGATCGACAAGATCGGCCGGCCGTGAGGCAGACGATCCTAgttagccgccgccggcgacgatgaTGATTTGGTGAAGAAACACCGTACGTGGCTTCTTACTTGGGATCGATCTCGTGTTCGATGGAGCAGCTAATCAAGTTTTGGACCGACTTTGTTTTCTGCACGAGTTGGGGATCGGGCTCTATACCGACTCTCGTACGAAATCGAGAAGAATTTGCCTTGCATATTTTTTAattactagcagaaatgcccgtgcgttgctacgggtcattaCTTGCTCACGTGTTGACGTTGATGGAGGTGATCTATACGCGTGTTGCTGAGCAGTTTCTCGATGGCAAGGaggtcctgggctcctggccacAACCCCGCAGCTATTTATACAGGCAAGAACGCAACCTCGATTTCTATCCGAGTCGGCCTCGATTCCGATCCAGTTCGGCAGCGAACTCTCTTGGCAGTCTGGCCCCGAGTCAGCTTCGATTCCGATCCAATTCGGAAGCGAGCTCTCCTGGCAGTCTGGCCTCCACTCCAATCGCTACCCGCTTCGCTGCCGCCTCGAGGATGCGGTGGCCATTACCTGGTCGACATGGCTGGCGTCGTGCGGGTCCCTGAAGTGGCGTAAGAATCGGAGGATGATGGCGTCGACGTCGGTGGACATGAGGACCTCCTGGAGGTGATGGCCGCGCCGTCGTGGCTGTGGCCATTCTCGACGGGCAGGAGCCTCCtcctggaagtggaggaggaggagacatTCAAAGTCAaccagttcgagttcgactacgcgtcggattcgactttgcctcggactactccaacgttccgctcaggggtcggacactcccgaccccaggactcagggtcgggcgaggcagagcttcactcggggtcgggcgcatccggacccgggaccaaggggtcgggcgcatccgaccccgggaaaaagggtcgggagaggcggagttccaccctcaaggggtcgggcgcatccgaccccgggactaagggtcgggcgaggcggagttccaccctcaaggggtcaggcgcattcgaccccgggaccaagggtcgggcgtatACTCAAAATTGGATTGTGGGTTGATATCACGAAATATCAagggttttttttgaaaaatagcctcggactactccaacgttccgctcaggggtcggacactcccgacctcaggactcagggtcgggcgaggcggagcttcactcggggtcgggcgaggcggagttccaccctcaagggtcgggcgcatccgaccccgggaccaagggtcgggcgaggcggagttccatcctcaaggggtcgggcgcatccgaccccgggactgcgggttgatatcatgaaatgtcaggggtttttttgaaaaatagcccgacggacgaaaaatccaggcagaaacgttacttgctttaataataggtaaagataaaCTGAATTTGGCAATGAAAATTCTTTAGGGATATACCATGTACATCCCCATCCCTAGCAGCTGTGGGTCACCCATAGGCTGAAGCTGATCTGTACGTCCAAGTGGACTTCCCACCACCATCGCCCACATGAAGGGGTGATTGTTATTTGTAAATCGTGATCTTCACGTATTCTTTTAATCTAGAGATCATCCTTGGTACTAATAATGCAACTTGGCATTAGAATAGCACTTCTGGTGTTCTTAATGCTTATTCGCAATGAGAAAAGGAAGATGTCAgaatttttcagaaaaaaatggaGGCCCTACACTAGAAAGGgcaaaaaatataaagatttacaAAAAGGAGGAGCTTAACCCAATCTTGAAACGAAGTAATTTCATTGGACGTGATGCCTTTGCTGAAGTTTACAAGGGCTTTTCTTGACAATCAGTTAGTTGCAGTAAAGAGGCCGATTGATGGAAATGTGGCACAAAATGATCAGTTTGCCAATGAAGCCATTATCCAATCACAAGTGATCCACAAAAACATTGTTAAGCTAACAGGATGCTGCCCGTGGATTGATATATGTCATAGTGCCCGGGTTGTGTTTGTGGAATAAGGAAGTAAGTAACTATATTAGTGTGATTTTGGCTGGAATAAGGTAGTAAGTAGCTATTGTATGTTCAAGTGTTCTAAGTGATATAACTCATTCAGTGCACTTGTGAAATTAGTGTGCAATGGTATCCATCATCATCCATTATTCATCCTCCACTGTTCATCGCTTTAGAATCAATTTATTTGAAAAGCAAACACTTTTGTTGGTGCTGACAATCTTAGATTCATCATAAACTACAATTGCTGGATAAATTACCGAGCGACCGCAGCGCTTCCGTGTCATCCCTCAAGCCGGCGGAGGCGGTACAGGCGCAGCCAGTAGTCCGAGTAGTCGAAACCCATCTGGTACTCGGCTTGGAACTCGTCCATGGCCCAGCGCGTCCTCGGGAGCCACCGCCCCTCGTGGAACACCAGCGTGTCCTTCGTCCCGACGATGGCGCCGACGCCGTCCAAGACCGGCTGAGTCCCGGCGGCCACCTTCCAGCCGTCGTCGCAGGTGAATTGGTTTCTGAAGAAGTAGACGCCGCCGGACGAGgtcgccccgcccccgccgtacTTGTCTGTGCGCGGCGGCAGACATGATACGAATACAGCAACCATTTGATGCAagtttagagagagagaggtttcGGTCGTACTACCGTAGAGGTCGGAGGGATCGGAGTTGaagatgacgacgacgtcgtggaCGGTGAAGGGCTGCGACGGCTGCGGCGGTAGGCCGAGGCGCCTCCGGGCGAGGGCGTCCACGAGCTCCGCGTCCGTCGCCGGCTGCTGCATGGCGCACATCCAATCACTAGACCGGCCGGCCGTGAAGGAGACGATCCTATAGCCGCCGCCAGCGGTGATGATTTAGATGAAGAAACCCCGTGCCTTCTGACTTGATAGGCTTTTTGGTGTTGAGATCGACCCACCAAAGAGGTTGGGAGATCGAGCCTGTTTCTGCATGAGTTCGATCAGATCGAGCATGCCGGGTGCCGGCCAACCGGGCCGGAGAGCTCGCGTGCTGACGGACTGAATCATAAAGAACAGAAGATTTGTCAGCCCAGCCAGCCCACTTAGACGGTTGAACTACTTGGTGTATCATCATTTTAGTTCCTAGTATTAGAGACTTAGAGTCAGACCGTACTTAACTACTTCATACTATATCATAATTTTGTTACAAGGTTCTTAATTGGAACCATATAAGAGATACTAGTATCTCTTACTCATCTTAATTGGAACCAGGGGATCAGAGCTATCTCCCATGATTCTAACCTTCTAAGTTGTCTTATGAGTTTCTTAATTTGAACCATGAGACATGAGATTGCCAGACGAATTAGTGAGACATGAGATTTCTAATATGAGTGTTTCTTATACTAGTAGTGAATTATTGAAATTTGAAACAAGATTACAAGACATGTTACATGCATGTATGCCAAGGTCAGCCGGCATAGACATTACATAAACTTTTATTGGATATTACAACAAGACGAAAGAAAGCAACAATGTTCCATAGAAAGTGAGCAGGGTGGAGCTGTTCAAAGGCATCGACAATTGTAACTCGAGACCTCGATACTAGTTGATGAGAAAAACGGATAATTCCCTTATACTTCAGCGACAACAACATCTTGGGAAGCCGATGGCTGAGTGGCAGCGTTTTCTTCTCCAAACACAAGAACCATGGCAGCAGGTTGGTTAGCTTCTTCTATCATTTGCTTTGCGATGGACACCCTCTGCTCTTTGGGAAGGCGAAGCTTCATCCTCTGCTGCTTGTCTGGAAAAATCTCCAGTCCCGCCTGTGACATCAGGAGCGACACAAAGGTGAGGTACTCGCCCCCGATACAAAGACTCTTGGCGTGCAGGTAACCCCTGCATCTACCTGCAGAAAAGCAGAGCATCTCGACCCATACACCTCTGATTACTTCCCACATCTTGGCATCATCACCTAATTGCATCAGAGCTTCAGCAAGCAGCCAAGCTTCATGAAGAAAACCCACTTCAGATTTCTCTGCcttatttattatattttccgTGAGTTGTTTCTTGTCTAAGGGTGATACACCATCGTCACCTTGGAGGATGTCGCTGATTTCCTTGCTGGCGGTGTTGAACAGAGTGATTCTACTTCCAGGCAACAACATCTCAGGTTTAGCAGACAACAGATACATCATGTAATTGGAAATAATTCTAGCAGATTTAGAATCAACAGCTGGGCCATTGGGCTTACGATGGATGCAAAAATCTGTGGCCACATGCCAGATAATGATGCTCTCATCAAATGGCTTCTCTATACTCCATCCAAGGTTCTCTTCACATACATTGTGCTCAAGAGACAAGTGGCCCCTGGAATCATTGAACTCCCAATAACTCTCAACATCTCTTATATAAAATATCCATCCATCTTTAACATGATCACGAACCATGCTTGTAATGCCCTCTCCCTTGGGTGAGTACCCCCGGCCAATATGCTGGCGAAGAAAATCTTGGCATTTGAAACATTTTCCAATGCTCAATAAAATTGAGTACTTATTGTCACGAGCCAACAATCCTCCTCCTATAAGGCTATGTTGGGCAACCATGACTGGCCGGCGGGGACAAAGTAATCTTGCACGCCATTTAGGAAGACGGGTTCTCCAGTCCATATGTAATCTTGCAGGTGCTGAGATAATCTCCGAAAAATATGTGATGTACAATAACAAATATGTAACCTTGATATCGCTTCCCCTGTAACCTTCTTTTTTGCTGACGTGGAAGAGGATTATGGAAGCGATTGGAAATGTCGTTGTAATAGTAAACAAAAGGATCGAAAACATGCCACCCAAAA
The genomic region above belongs to Setaria italica strain Yugu1 chromosome VI, Setaria_italica_v2.0, whole genome shotgun sequence and contains:
- the LOC111257559 gene encoding uncharacterized protein LOC111257559, which codes for MCAMQQPATDAELVDALARRRLGLPPQPSQPFTVHDVVVIFNSDPSDLYDKYGGGGATSSGGVYFFRNQFTCDDGWKVAAGTQPVLDGVGAIVGTKDTLVFHEGRWLPRTRWAMDEFQAEYQMGFDYSDYWLRLYRLRRLEG
- the LOC101756667 gene encoding uncharacterized protein LOC101756667 encodes the protein MSLSSAVNWWEEWQLRILVLGSLVIQLYLAIFAPIRKSPSLSHLCRPLIWLSYLGGDALAIYALATLFNRQKKLQCHPSYVVAGSHDLEVLWAPILLIHLGGRMTISAYNIEDNELWLRHIGVAVSQVSVTVYVFTTSWSPSADKRLLAAAILLFVLGVFRCFEKPFALRRASFSNLVTSFHPAPWTETTNREVVLEKYIQEAADFVQRNQGPPTLDMAEKQDHLQRLSWHDMLFVDFAYAYDDRFEKLKSFWLLDAETGFEALRRGLSNTFNIIYTKLWQLRDENRDVDFLGGMFSILLFTITTTFPIASIILFHVSKKEGYRGSDIKVTYLLLYITYFSEIISAPARLHMDWRTRLPKWRARLLCPRRPVMVAQHSLIGGGLLARDNKYSILLSIGKCFKCQDFLRQHIGRGYSPKGEGITSMVRDHVKDGWIFYIRDVESYWEFNDSRGHLSLEHNVCEENLGWSIEKPFDESIIIWHVATDFCIHRKPNGPAVDSKSARIISNYMMYLLSAKPEMLLPGSRITLFNTASKEISDILQGDDGVSPLDKKQLTENIINKAEKSEVGFLHEAWLLAEALMQLGDDAKMWEVIRGVWVEMLCFSAGRCRGYLHAKSLCIGGEYLTFVSLLMSQAGLEIFPDKQQRMKLRLPKEQRVSIAKQMIEEANQPAAMVLVFGEENAATQPSASQDVVVAEV